From one Lolium rigidum isolate FL_2022 chromosome 4, APGP_CSIRO_Lrig_0.1, whole genome shotgun sequence genomic stretch:
- the LOC124650150 gene encoding myb-related protein 308-like — MGRSPCCEKEHTNKGAWTKEEDQRLTAYIRANGEGCWRSLPRSAGLLRCGKSCRLRWMNYLRPDLKRGNFTDDEDELIIRLHGLLGNKWSLIAGQLPGRTDNEIKNYWNTHIKRKLLSRGMDPSTHRPLTADGASANAPSYRPAQPQPIAVPARALFALTTKAPPSPVPVQSSPSSDGGSSGATSTGEPRCPDLNLDLSVGPPAADTPTSHSQLPICLCNHLGFRGGDACSCRQADSAASESGFRFFRPLEEGQYI, encoded by the exons ATGGGGAGGTCGCCGTGCTGCGAGAAGGAGCACACCAACAAGGGGGCCTGGACCAAGGAGGAGGACCAGCGCCTGACAGCCTACATCAGGGCCAACGGCGAGGGCTGCTGGCGCTCGCTGCCCAGGTCCGCCGGCCTGCTCCGCTGCGGCAAGAGCTGCCGCCTCCGCTGGATGAACTACCTCCGCCCCGACCTCAAGCGCGGCAACTtcaccgacgacgaggacgagctcATCATCCGCCTACACGGCCTCCTCGGCAACAA GTGGTCTCTCATCGCGGGGCAGCTGCCGGGCAGGACGGACAACGAGATCAAGAACTACTGGAACACGCACATCAAGCGCAAGCTCCTCTCCCGCGGCATGGACCCGAGCACGCACCGCCCGCTCACGGCCGACGGCGCCAGCGCCAACGCGCCGTCGTATCGCCCGGCCCAGCCGCAGCCCATCGCCGTGCCGGCGAGGGCTCTGTTCGCACTGACGACCAAGGCACCACCTTCGCCGGTGCCGGTCCAGTCCTCGCCTTCCTCCGACGGCGGCAGCAGTGGCGCCACAAGCACGGGCGAGCCGCGGTGCCCCGACCTCAACCTGGACCTGTCCGTCGGCCCGCCGGCGGCCGACACGCCCACCTCGCACTCGCAGCTGCCCATCTGCCTATGCAACCACCTCGGCTTCCGCGGCGGGGATGCCTGCAGCTGCCGCCAGGCCGACAGCGCGGCCTCCGAGAGCGGTTTCAGATTTTTCAGGCCGTTGGAGGAAGGCCAGTACATATGA